In Heliangelus exortis chromosome 27, bHelExo1.hap1, whole genome shotgun sequence, the genomic window TGCGCCGGGActtccagcaggagcagccccccgGCCCCCGCGCCCCCCAGGAGCTCACAGAAGGTAGGTTGGACCCCCCTGCACGTCTCCATCCGCCCCCTAAAAACCCACTGGAgctgacaccccccccccccacatccccTGTCCCCGCAGCCTTCGCCGATGTCATCGCTGCCCTCTGGCACCCCGACTCCTCCGAGGCCGTCAACCCGGGGCGCTTCAAGGCCATCTTCCAGAAATACGTCCCCTCCTTCACTGGATACAGGTGTGGCACAGacctccccctcttccccccccccccacaaccCTGGGGGACCCCTGGGagcccccccccatccctgagGGCAGTTGTGGGTGACGGGTCCCTTtccccacagccagcaggaCGCCCAAGAGTTCCTCAAGTTCTTCATGGACCGACTGCACGTGGAGATCAACCGGAAGGGCCGCAGGACCCCCAGCATCCTCTCGGACACCCGGCGGACCCCCACGGTGGAGGACCCCGAGACGCTAAGGTGAGGGACGAGAGGGTTctggggagaagggggtggggggtgtcccaGCTGTTGGGACACAGCCCAACGCCCCCCGAACTTCGCTGCAGCGACGACGAACGCGCCAACCAGATGTGGAAGCGATACCTGGAGAGGGAGGACAGCAAGATTGTGGGTGagtgctggcaggcaggggtGACCCCCTAAGCCCCCCCGAGCTCCTTGGGGTGCCCCTATTCACCCATCCTAAccctccctcctcacccccagaCCTCTTTGTGGGGCAGCTGAAGAGCTGCCTCAAGTGCCAGGCGTGCGGCTACCGCTCCACCACCTTCGAGGTGTTCTGTGATCTCTCTCTGCCCATCCCAAAGGTAGGGATGAGGCAGAGCCCCCCCCTTGCCCACCCCCCGGCCCCCCTGAACCCTCCCCGAGTTCTCTGTCTCATCCTCTCCCCCTGCAGAAGAGCTTTGCTGGCGGCAAGGTCTCGCTCTACGACTGCTTCAGCCTCTTCACcaaggaggaggagctggactCGGAGAACGCCCCGGTaagaggctggggctgctgggggggcacccctggctcagcacccccactctggtgtccccaccaccaccctcacCGGCGCCGTACTGCCAGCAGGTCTGTGACAAGTGCCGGCAGCGGACACGAAGCACGAAGAAGTTGACCATCCAGCGCTTCCCCCGCATCCTGGTGCTCCGTATCCTCTGGGGACTGGGAAggggtctgtgtgtgtgtgtgtgtgatgggaCCCCCGTGCTGGCAGTGAGGCCTCGGGGGTGTCCTTGGGAGCGGGACAGGGTCACTTCTAGGGCCTGCATATCCCTTGACACTTCCCAGACCTGAACAGGTTCTCCACCACCCGATACTCCATCAAGAAATGCTCCGTTTTTGTGGACTtccccctgcagcagctcaaCCTGCGGGAGTTCGCCAGCGAGAAAGCGGGTGAGCGGTGGGGGGGGAGTGAACACACCTTGAGGGTGGGGGGACACATGGCCGGGGGGCAATGCTGAGCCCACCCTCCCACCTCAGGCAGCCCAGTCTACAGCCTCTATGCCCTCTGCAACCACTCGGGCAGCGTCCACTACGGCCACTACACAGCTTTCTGCCGGGACGCCGCCGGCTGGCGCGTCTACAACGACTCCCGGTAGGTCCtgacctccccctccccttccctgacCTCCTCCTCACCCCGTCCCGCCTGGCTGGGACCCTCGCAGACCACCCCCCAGCTGACAGGCGCGGGCTGAGGGTGCTGTGCAGCGTCTCGCCCATCAGCGAGAACCAGGTACCGTCCAGCGAGGGCTACGTCCTCTTCTACGAGCTGGAGGAGCCCCCGGGCCGGCGGCCCTGAGACCCCCGACCCCCAGGCGGGGGGCTGCTCCCTCACCCCTTTAACTCCCCGGCCCCCGACAGCCGCCCCCCGGCCCCCCGCGCCCGGGCAGGGACCGAGGGCGGCGCCCTCTCCGCAGCCCCAGGAGGGGCTTTTGTGAAtaaatttactaaaaaaaacccaaaaagcccgAATTTGAAGGTGTgaggggcggggcgggaggACTGGGGGGGCGTGGTCAGAAGTGGAGGGGCGGGTGCGCATGCTCGGATTGGTGCGCATGCACCAGGGGGCGTGGTCAGAGGTTTATGCGGGGCGGGGCCTGAGGCGCTGAGGGGCGTGGTTTGGGGGGCGGGCTTAAGCTGGGCCCGCCATACGCACCGGGGGGCGGTACCAGCACCTGTCAATCACAGCGCCGCGCTCTGCTATTGGTTTGCCATCACTTTAGCTCCGCCCTTcatctgctccctgcctggagGGGGCGGGGCCTACTCGGCCCAGGCGGTTCGGGGGGTTCCGGGGGTTCGTCCCGCAGACCCGCACGGGCCATCACCCTCATGGCGCCCACCGTGGTCGTGGTTGGGGGCGGCATCAGCGGTCTGGCCGCCTGCTACCACCTGGTCCGCGGCCCCCGCCCGCCCAAGGTGAGGCCGGGCTGACCCCCGGGGGGTCGGGACCCCCGCCCGCCCTCTCCTGGGTGCCCCGAGGGTGACCGCCGTGtccccaggtcctgctgctggaggccaGCGCCCGCCTGGGGGGGTGGCTGCAGAGCACCCGCACCCCCGACGGGGCCGTGTTCGAGCACGGACCCAGGGGCATCCGCCCCGGGGGGGTGGTGGGCACCGACACCCTTCACATGGtaaggaggggctgggggatggGATCGGGGGTCCCTGGGTCTTGGTACGGGGTGCTGGAGAGGTCCTAGGGGGCTGGAGGCTCTGTGAGTGGGTTCTGGGGGCTGGAGGGTGTCCCCTGTGTGGGTGCAGCGGTCTAGAGAGAGTTCCCGGGTGGGTGCAGGCATCTGGAGGACTTTCCTGGGGTCTGCAGGTCCCTGCACGGGTGCCGGGGTCCCGCTGAGGCTGTCCTGGGTGGGTCCTGTGCCCTCGGCTGTCTCGGTCCTCCCCGTCCTGTTCTGTCCCCGCAGGTCTCTGAGCTGGGCCTGGAGGGTGACATCCTGCCCGTCCCCGGGGACCACCCGGCCTCCAGGAACCGTTTCCTCTACACCGGCGGAGCCCTTCACAAGCTGCCCTCGGGCCTTGGGTAGGTGCCAGCCCCGATGTCACCCCAGTGCCACCTGCGGGTGACCATTGCCCTGAGccctcagtgtccccagggGTCTGCTGCGGGCGGTGCCCCCTTTCTCACGGGCGCTGCTCTGGAGCGGGGTGCGGGACCTGACGGCACCGGCGGGGACGGAACCCGACGAGAGCGTCCACGCCTTTGTTCATCGCCGCTTCGGGCCCGAGGTGGGAGCCTGCGCAGGGCGATAGCGCCGGGGGCTTATCAGGAGCCCGCAGGGCCCGGGCGGGGACAGACCTCACCCGGCGGTGTCCCCGCAGGTGGCTGACATCGCCGTGGACAGCCTGTGCCGGGGGGTGTTCGCCGGGGATTGCCGGGCCCTGAGCATCCGCTCCTGCTTCCCCGCGCTCTTTGAAGCCGAGCGGCGCCGGGGATCCGTCCTGCTGGGGCTGGCGCTGGGCCCCGGTGAGCACGGGGTGGGGGGACACACGGGGTGGGGGACATCCCACCGGCGTGTCTGCGGCAGGAGGGGACCCTCGGGTTGTCCCCGCAGGGAAGGGGCGCGGGGTGGAGTCGGGGCTGAGCCGTCGGGCGCGTGCGGAGCGCTGGAGCCAGTGGTCGCTGCGGGGAGGGATGCAGAGCTTGGCCGAGGCCTTGGCCGCCTTCCTGCGCCCGCGCGGCGTCGAACTGCGCTGCCACGCACCCCTGCGACGCCTGCGACGCCGCCACGACGGGCGGTGGCAGGTATGGCGTGGACgtgggggggggtgggcagggggccAGTACCCCCAGGACCCCTCCCCACTGCTGTCCTCCCTACAGCTCACGCTGACCGATGGCACCGTCACAGCCGACCACGTCATCAGCGCCCTCCCGGCCGCAGGTACCGGGGGTGCCCGGGTTCCCCtgtggctgggggtgggggtatGGTGatgtgtgtccccccctccatatcccctctcctcccagccctggctgaggTGCTGCCGGatgaggctgagctgctggcgCAGGAGCTGCGGCGCATCCCGGCCGTGTCGGTGGCTGTGGTCAACCTGCAGTACGAGGGAGCCACGCTGCCTGTCACGGTGAGAACAGCACCTGGGGATGAGCCCAGCACCCCTaggtgtccccagcacccatgggtgacCCCGTCCCACTCACACCCAGGGTTTTGGGCACTTGGTGCCCTCCTCTGAGAACTCTTCCCTCCTGGGCATCGTCTATGACTCGGTGGCCTTTCCCCAGCACGATGGCGCCGGGGCCGCCTCGGTGCGGCTGACAGTGAGTGGCTGGGGACgttgggaaggggggggacacGGTGACAGATCTGGGGGGGGCTGACAGTACCGTGTAGGTGATGCTGGGAGGCGCATGGTTCCAGCAGAGCTTTGGGGACCCAGCAGCGGTGGCACcggagcagctgctgcagcgGGCACAGGCGGCCGTGCGGGAGCAGCTGGGCCTGGAGCCACCTCCAACCCGCTCCATCGTCCGGGTGCACCAGgtgggtgacactggggggACACCAAAGAGCccaggaggtggggggggggaccCACAGAACTCATCAGTTgctcccccctcctccaggcctGCATCCCACAGTACACGCTGGGCCACTGGCAGCGCACAGGTAAGGAGGGGTGAGGGTGGGGAGGTCCCCATCCCCTCTCGAGGTGACTGCCACtcaacccccacccccccagagCGCATCACACGgttcctggcagagcagcagttgCCCCTCAGCCTCATCGGAGCCTCCTACGCCGGCGTCTCCGTCAACGACTGCATCGCCAGCGCCAAGGCAGCCGTGGGGCGGTTGTTGCGGTGACCCCGCCTGCCCCCCACGtgccccagcaccagccagcCCTGCCGCAGTAGGACaaagtgtttggttttaattgaaAAATCCTTATAAAGGTCCAGGGAGCAGCTcataaatagaataaataacCACGCGCCGGCAGCGCAGCCAGCGGCTGTGCTCGGGGCAACAGGGCTGGGCCCGTCCCTGGCTCACCCCAACCCtggtgctgcctgcaccccttCCCGGGGGTGCCCCTACTACCGGGCACTGGCCCCGTGGCCAGCAGCTTCCCTGTGGATCGTGGttccctcagtctcctccagaACGGCCACggatcccttcccagcaccGGGTCACAGCGAGCAGAGTCCATATGGGGGCTGTGGTGGCCAGTGGCTAGCGGGCTCCCTGTGGCAGGCTCTGGTTGCCCCCACGGGTGGGCAGGGTCCCTTCCTCAGGCGCTGCTGCCACACCAGCACTGCCCCCCGGGGGGGCATCACCCTCCTTGGCAGCTTCGGGGCTGCGCTGGGTGATCCCCGGTGCAGAACCGGTGCCGTTACCCACCAAGGGCTGCGGCGTGGGCAAccggggggacagggacagggacagccccGCCGCCTCCCGGGGCAGTTTGCGCAGCATCTCCTCACGGAAGAGGTTGGTGCCGCTGCGGGATCGTTGTCCCTCGTGGCCCGGTGCCGGTGCCCGGTGTCCCCGTCCGGCACGGGGGTCGGTGCCGATGTCCACCGTCAGGTTGGTGTAGAGGGGGCGGAGGTCCTTGGCCAGCAGCGTGTAGGTGAGGGAGTTCATCCCGTCCTGCGTCCACATCCGCTGTGTGCGGATCAGGAGGTCGAACctgagagggaggagggaggggagcgTCACCCCTGAGCCCCCCGTGGCCgccacccccccacacacacccccgggtagccccccacccccccacctgTGGGGGTTCTCCTCGTTGCCTTTGTCACTCTTGTGCTTCACCATCTTGTAGTGCCCGATGGAGATGGGGGGACGGGCGATCTTCATGCCGGCCAAGCGCACCCTGCGGGCACAACCCCCGCGTCACCCCAAGGGGCTGGGGGGCGCCCGCGTGGCCCCCCGGGTGGCAGCGATGGCCCCCACGCCCCACCCTCTGTGGTGACACCATCCCAGGGCCCGGCGGGAGGGACAGCCACGGGTCCTACCTGGTGGCAATGTCATCGTCCTCGCCGCCCCAGCCCCAGTACTCGTTGGGGAAACCGTTGATCTTCATGTACTGGTCAGGGGTGAGAGCTGAGACCCCCCCAAAATACTGGGGGTACGGCAAGCTGCAAGAGGAAGGCGGAGGCTGAGCTGAGGGCAGacccccctcagccccccaaCCCGCTCCTCCCCGCCGTCGCTCACCTGTAGCCAAATTTATTCATGGCCACAGAGACGTGTTTGGGGTTCCAGGGGTCGCAGGTGTAGATGTTGTGGTCGTTCTCAGGGATGAGATCCACATCGTGGAGAAAGAGGCAATCCCACTCCTCGTCCTTCAGCGCCTCCTTCACCCCCACGTTCAGCAGCTTGGCCCGGTTGAAGGTGGAATTCCCGGCCTGCGGAGGAGGGGCGGTGGTGATGGCACCGGGGAAGCCCCCCCTCCCGGTGAACCCCCCCTCCCGGTGAACCCCCCCTCCCGGTGAACCCCCCCTGGGCACAGCAGCCCCCCCGACTCACCTGGTGCACGACGTAGATGCCGTACTGCAGCTGCTGGCGCTGGAGGAAGGGGTGCAGGTAGTAGAGGAGGTGTCCCAGGTGGGTCTCCCGGTTGCGGTGGGGGATGATGACGGCGGTGCGGGAGCGGGGCTCGCAGGTGGGGGGTTGGTACCGCCCGCCCTCCTGCACCAGGGGGTTCTTCTCCTGGATCTGCTCCAGCGTCGGCACCCGGCTGAAGCTCACCGTCAACGGGCCGACTGACAcggggaggagggagatgggggGTTGGCAgggggtccccagggctgcccccccacccccttggCTAGACTGAAcggtgggaaagaaaaaaaaacccagagcaggGCATTTCCCCTCGGGGGAGTTTCTGGTGGAGGGCTTCGAGGTGGAGGGCTCGTCCTTCCCCCTGCGGTGTTGGTCCCTCCCTAACGGGACCATTCCGTCCCCGGCGGGTCGGTCCTTCCCGGGTCGTGCCCCGGTCGGTTCTTGCCtcttgggggggggaggagggtcCCCAGCACTCACCGAGAAAGGGCGATCGCTCAGGGCAGAAGGGCAGCGGCAGCGCGGGGTCGGGGGGCGGCCGTCGGGGCAAGAGGAGGCTGAGGTTGGCGTAGACGTCGTGGGTACGGGAATAATCAAAGACGGGCCCGGTGGAGCGGCCGAAGAGGGAGGTGAGGTTCCGGAACCCccccaaagaaaaataagcGACGAAAGCGAACTGGCAGCCGATGAGCAGGGCCAGCGTGCAGGGCCGCTCCAGCAGCCGCCGCAGCATGGCGGGGCCCGGCGGCGGCTCCGGGAATCACCGGGGGGACGGAGCACCGGGGGGGCCACGGGGAGAACCGTGGGGGTCACGGGGAGCGCTGGGCCGCATCGCGGGGCTGCGAGAAGGAAGGACCGGAGTCAGGGGGGTGGGCTCGGTCCGGACCGCCCCCAAACCCTCCCCACCGCCACCACCGCCGCCACCACCGGACCCTCCGGTACCTGCGGGCGGCGCTACCGCCTCAGCCCCgcccggccgccgccgccatcttggaaCGGAGATACCGTGAAGGGGGCGGGGCGCGGTGACGTTAAAGGGCGGGTCCCGTGACGTCACACGCGTTAAAGGGGCCGGATCGGTGTCCCCTCTCACCCTCCCCCGGGGCGGTGCCTGCGGGGCGGGGACacgggggaaggggggggcacAGGGCGAGCACGCGGCCCCGCTCTAGCGGAGTGGGTCACCGCGgtgccccccgcccccccgggGAAACCCATGGCCGTGGAGTCCCGGGTGGGGGGTGGCAACGGGGGTGGCGGCCCCGGTGGCGGGGAAATAGGACCCAGGGGATCCCGCCTGGGGGCGTGGCCAATGTGTTCCCCGCTCACCGTGCGCGCGGGCAGCGCTATCCCGTCGCCGCGGCAACCTCCCACGCTCCCGCCGGCGTTGGCCCCGCCCCTCCGGAGGACGTCACTGCGGCGGCGCGCTGCGATTGGTGGCGGCGGCGGGTGAGGCGGAAGTGGGTGGGCGGGGCCGAgccatggcggcggcggcggcggccgctcGGTGCGGGCGGGACCCGTGCGGTGCCCTCTGCCCGCTCCTCACCTACCTCGGCGTGGGCTACGCCGACTACGCCGTGCTGGCCCACGTCCTGCCGCAGCCCGCCCTGCGCGGCAGGTGAAGCCACCGGGAACCATCGGGGCGGGGGGGCTCcggtgtggggaggggggcgCGGACGGACGGGGACCCACGGTGCGTTGTTCTGACCGCCctcccgccgcctccccgcAGCCCCTGGTGCCCGGTTCACGCCGCTGCTTTCAACCTCATcgttctgctgctgctggccagcCACGCGCGCGCTGTCCTCGCCGACCCCGGTGAGCgcccgctccccccccccccttccccggACCCCCCATCCCGCTACGAACACACCGGGACCCTCTCCAAAACCACACCGGGTGCTGACAACCCCCgctccccatccccaggctTGGTTCCCCTTCCGGACACCGCCATCGACTTCTCCGACCTGCGCAGCGCAGCCCCGCGAAAGCCCGAGAAGgtgaaggaggggggggggtccGCAGGGGGCGAGGGGCTGCaacccaccccagctctgccgGTCCCTGCTGAACCCATCCCCCCTGTCGCGACAGAGCCCAGAGGATTGGACGGTGTGCGAGCGCTGCGAGGCGTATCGCCCCCCCCGCGCCCACCACTGCCGCGTCTGCCACCGCTGCGTGCGCCGCATGGATCACCACTGCCCCTGgtaggagggagggagggagggggccTGGGGGGTACCTGAGACCTCTGCCACCCCCtccgtctgtctgtctgcccCTCCGTGCCCCCCTCCACAGGATCAACAACTGCGTTGGTGAGTTGAACCAGAAATACTTCATCCAGTTCCTCTTCTACACGGGTGAGTGACCACCGGGGGGGTCTCTGTGTCACAACCCCCgcctgagccctggggagggTCTGGGGGATGAGGTGTGGGTTGGGGGCTGCTCACTGcctgcccacccacccacccactcacAGCTTGCTCTGTGCCAGGGCTGGCCAGTCTCTATGCTGCTGGGCTAGTGCTGGCCACCTGGCTGGGACCACCCGGCAGGAGCCCCGTGGGGCCGGCAGCGGGAGGAGAGAGCGGCAGCAACCGGATCCAGACGTGAGTTGGGGTGGGGGTCTCGTCTCTCCCCTTTGTTAGGGGGGGGGGAGGTCTGGGTGGATGGGGAGGGGTCCCCCGTCCCTGCTCTGACTGGTGTTGCCCCCCCAGGGCTCACAGCATCGTTCTGCTGCTCGAGTCCCTCCTCTTCGGTGCCTTTGTTGCCGTTGTGTTTTATGATCAGGTTAGTgggggggggcacggggggaCAGGAGGGTGGGGGCTTGGTGCCAGCGGTGatgtccccaccacccccagctcGTCTCCATCATCACGGATGAAACCCCCCTGGAGAAGCTCCAGAAGCGGGGGCTGAAGGAGATGGACCGTGAGGGGCCGCGTGCCCCCAGACCCAAACTGGCGCTGCTGCGGGAGGTGTTTGGGCGAGGTGTGTGGGGCCGGGGCGGTGGGGAGTTGGGGGCAGGGGGTCCCCACGGGGCTCACACCTTCTCTTATCTCTCCGGGTAGGCTTTgtgctctgctggctctgcccctgcagctgcagcccccccccagGCCCGGGGTACAGCCCCCTGCCCAGTCGCTACGTCTGAGCCCCCCCACACCCGGGAGGACGCTGGAAACACCGTCAGCAGCTCCATGCTGGGACGTGGAGCTGGAGGGAGCTTCACCACCTCCAAGCCTGGCGGTGTGAGCCCTCTCACCCCCCAGGGGATGAATCTGCACCCCCAGACCCACGcacccacccagcagcaccccgTTGGCACTGTGGTGGGGGTCCTGGCAGAGCGGGTGCCCAGCCCCACCCTCCCTGGGGCACAGGGCTCTGGgaagggggtgtcaggggggtCCCGGGGCAGTGTGGCCGTGCCCTGTGTGCCCTGCTGTCATCTTGAGACAGGGACAGACCTCTGGCCACCCCCAGGGCtgatgcagcaggaggaggcacCCAATAAAGTCCCGTTCGGTGCTGGGTTGGTGCTGCAGTTcttggtggggggggggggaaggcagTGGTAGCAGCGAGGAGCCAAATGCAGCCACAGGGACCCCACTGTGCCCGGCACCACCACACCCATCACCACTACACCCATCACCACTACACCCGTCACCACTACACCCGTCACCACTACACCCATCACCACTACCCCCATCACCACTACCCCCATCACCACTACCCCCATCACCACTACACCCATCACCACTTCACCCGTCACCACTACACCCGTCACCACTACACCCATCACCACTACACCCATCACCACTACACCCATCACCACTACACCCATCACCACTTCACCCATCACCACTACACCCGTCACCACTACACCCATCGCCACCACACCCATCACCACCACACCCATCACCACTACACCCATCACCACCACACCCATCACCACCACACCCATCACCACTACACCCATCACCACTACACCCGTCACCACTACACCCGTCACCACTACACCCGTCACCACTACACCCATCACCACTACACCCATCACCACCACACCCATCACCACTACACCCATCACCACCACACCCATCACCACTACACCCATCACCACTACACCCATCACCACCACACCCATCACCACTACACCCACCACCACTACACCCATCACCACCACACCCATCACCACTACACCCATCACCACTACACCCGTCACCACTACACCCGTCACCACTACACCCATCACCACTACACCCATCACCACTACACCCATCACTACACCCACCACCACTACACCCATCACCACTACACCCATCACCACTACACCCATCACCACTACACCCATCACCACACCCGAGGCTGCTGGCTCCATAAATACCTTTAAATTACAACAATGCAATAAGTTACAGTTTGGGGGCTGCACTGGGGGGCACAGcgggggtggggaagggggaacCCTGGGACCTgcccaggaggggctgaggtAGACGCAGTTACCAGCAGTTCCTGGGACTTGTGGCACGAGCTCACCTCGTGCTCTGCTCGATGCCATCCCATCCAGGTCACCGGGTGTGCCACAGTGCCACCGGGATCGCCCCCGGCACCGCCGCGTCCCGGCGGCGGTCGCGCCGCTACTTGCTGCGCCGGCGGTTCCTGAGGATCTCCAGGATCTCGGCTTTCTGCTTCTCCCAAGCCTCCGTCGGGGGTTTCCGTGGCACGAAGAAGCTGTACTTCAGCCGTGGCTGCTGCCGTTCATCCACCACCAGCGCCTGCAGCACCAGCGGCTCCCGCAGCGGCCCCAGGCCCGACAGCGTCTCGGTGGCCGCCGTGGCCCCGCTGTAGCGCAGGGTGACACCGCCAGCTAATGCCACGTCGGCCGGGGAGGCCACCAGGACGTATCCCCCGTTGAGGAGGGAGCCGCCCGCCAGCCGCCGCAGCGCCAGGAAAACGGGGTCCTCATCCCCTGCCGCCGAGATCTGCCGCACCAGGAGGTGCGTGGCGCCCGCCGGGACGGTCACGACGTCGTTGTAGCCGTAGCTGTGGGGCACAGTGGGGTTGGAGGGGGGTGGCGGCGGCAGGTGAtgccccccccccgcctcctcGATCCCCCCCACCAAGTGCTGACCGGGGTTTGG contains:
- the LOC139787903 gene encoding palmitoyltransferase ZDHHC3-like isoform X2: MAAAAAAARCGRDPCGALCPLLTYLGVGYADYAVLAHVLPQPALRGSPWCPVHAAAFNLIVLLLLASHARAVLADPGLVPLPDTAIDFSDLRSAAPRKPEKSPEDWTVCERCEAYRPPRAHHCRVCHRCVRRMDHHCPWINNCVGELNQKYFIQFLFYTGLASLYAAGLVLATWLGPPGRSPVGPAAGGESGSNRIQTAHSIVLLLESLLFGAFVAVVFYDQLVSIITDETPLEKLQKRGLKEMDREGPRAPRPKLALLREVFGRGFVLCWLCPCSCSPPPGPGYSPLPSRYV
- the B4GALT3 gene encoding beta-1,4-galactosyltransferase 3 yields the protein MLRRLLERPCTLALLIGCQFAFVAYFSLGGFRNLTSLFGRSTGPVFDYSRTHDVYANLSLLLPRRPPPDPALPLPFCPERSPFLVGPLTVSFSRVPTLEQIQEKNPLVQEGGRYQPPTCEPRSRTAVIIPHRNRETHLGHLLYYLHPFLQRQQLQYGIYVVHQAGNSTFNRAKLLNVGVKEALKDEEWDCLFLHDVDLIPENDHNIYTCDPWNPKHVSVAMNKFGYSLPYPQYFGGVSALTPDQYMKINGFPNEYWGWGGEDDDIATRVRLAGMKIARPPISIGHYKMVKHKSDKGNEENPHRFDLLIRTQRMWTQDGMNSLTYTLLAKDLRPLYTNLTVDIGTDPRAGRGHRAPAPGHEGQRSRSGTNLFREEMLRKLPREAAGLSLSLSPRLPTPQPLVGNGTGSAPGITQRSPEAAKEGDAPPGGSAGVAAAPEEGTLPTRGGNQSLPQGAR
- the PPOX gene encoding protoporphyrinogen oxidase, producing MAPTVVVVGGGISGLAACYHLVRGPRPPKVLLLEASARLGGWLQSTRTPDGAVFEHGPRGIRPGGVVGTDTLHMVSELGLEGDILPVPGDHPASRNRFLYTGGALHKLPSGLGGLLRAVPPFSRALLWSGVRDLTAPAGTEPDESVHAFVHRRFGPEVADIAVDSLCRGVFAGDCRALSIRSCFPALFEAERRRGSVLLGLALGPGKGRGVESGLSRRARAERWSQWSLRGGMQSLAEALAAFLRPRGVELRCHAPLRRLRRRHDGRWQLTLTDGTVTADHVISALPAAALAEVLPDEAELLAQELRRIPAVSVAVVNLQYEGATLPVTGFGHLVPSSENSSLLGIVYDSVAFPQHDGAGAASVRLTVMLGGAWFQQSFGDPAAVAPEQLLQRAQAAVREQLGLEPPPTRSIVRVHQACIPQYTLGHWQRTERITRFLAEQQLPLSLIGASYAGVSVNDCIASAKAAVGRLLR
- the LOC139787903 gene encoding palmitoyltransferase ZDHHC3-like isoform X1, with the translated sequence MAAAAAAARCGRDPCGALCPLLTYLGVGYADYAVLAHVLPQPALRGSPWCPVHAAAFNLIVLLLLASHARAVLADPGLVPLPDTAIDFSDLRSAAPRKPEKSPEDWTVCERCEAYRPPRAHHCRVCHRCVRRMDHHCPWINNCVGELNQKYFIQFLFYTACSVPGLASLYAAGLVLATWLGPPGRSPVGPAAGGESGSNRIQTAHSIVLLLESLLFGAFVAVVFYDQLVSIITDETPLEKLQKRGLKEMDREGPRAPRPKLALLREVFGRGFVLCWLCPCSCSPPPGPGYSPLPSRYV